In bacterium, one genomic interval encodes:
- a CDS encoding DUF4145 domain-containing protein, with translation MKPRYYPPEFQKEHFHCPLCGVYAAQHWNELKVLVPNSHFINSPFMSAYCSHCKKRSFWFDGRMVVPTDSPVEPPHHDLPEACLSDYEEARDIVSRSPRGAVALLRLCLQKLTPHLGEEGKNINDDIKSLVAKGLPPLVQQALDVCRVVGNNAVHPGELDINDTPEIAHQLFRMINFIVEDRITRPKEIQALYSQLPQGAIEAIAKRDGKQ, from the coding sequence ATGAAACCTCGCTACTACCCTCCTGAATTTCAGAAAGAACATTTCCATTGCCCGCTGTGCGGCGTTTACGCAGCACAGCATTGGAACGAGTTAAAGGTGCTTGTTCCAAACTCCCACTTCATTAACTCTCCATTCATGTCCGCCTATTGCTCTCATTGCAAAAAGCGAAGCTTCTGGTTTGATGGCCGCATGGTTGTTCCGACAGATAGCCCTGTTGAGCCACCACATCACGATTTGCCAGAGGCTTGTCTTTCTGACTATGAAGAGGCGAGAGATATTGTTAGCCGATCACCAAGAGGTGCGGTCGCACTACTTCGTCTATGCCTTCAAAAGCTCACTCCCCACCTTGGGGAAGAAGGAAAGAACATCAACGACGACATCAAGTCGTTGGTAGCCAAGGGGCTGCCCCCACTCGTACAACAAGCGCTCGATGTTTGTCGAGTAGTTGGAAATAATGCAGTTCATCCGGGAGAGTTGGATATCAATGACACCCCAGAAATTGCGCATCAGCTTTTTCGAATGATCAATTTCATTGTCGAAGATCGAATTACAAGGCCCAAGGAAATACAGGCCCTTTACTCCCAACTTCCACAGGGTGCTATTGAGGCAATTGCAAAACGAGATGGCAAGCAGTGA